Within Halobacterium jilantaiense, the genomic segment TCCGGGCATGACCGTCGGCGGCACCGGCGACGTGCTCGCCGGCGCGACGGCCGCGATGCTCTCGGCGCTCGACCCCGTTTCCGCCGCGAGCGTCGGCGCGTACGCGAACGGAACGGCGGGCGACCTGGTCGTCGACGACCACGGTTACGGCCTGCTCGCGACCGACCTCGTGGACGCGCTCCCCGACGCGCTCTGGGGTGGTGAGGATGAGTGAGCGTAAGGCCGACGAGACGGAGGCCTCGGAACGACGAGCGGGGAGTGACGCGACCCGCGAGGCCGACGACGCAGGCGACGACCTGACGCACACGACCGACGAGGGCGACGTCCAGATGGTGGACGTCGGCGACAAGCCCGACACGGCACGTCGAGCAGTCGCCCGCGGCGAGATACGGCTCTCCGAGTCCACCGTCGACGCGATTCGAGCGGACGAAATCGGGAAGGGTGACGTGCTCGCGACGGCCCGCGTCGGTGCCGTGCAAGCCGTCAAACACACCTGGGAGACCATCCCGATGTGCCACCAGATTCCCATCACGAACGTCGAGACCGACTTCGGCGTGCGAGACGACCGCGTCGTGCTGGAGGTCGCCGTCGAGACGACCGGGAAGACGGGCTGCGAGATGGAGGCTCTGGAGGGCGTGACGACCGGCCTGAACGTCGTCTGGGACATGGTCAAGGCCGCGGAGAAAGACGGCGACGGCCAGTACCCGGGGACGGCAATCCGGGACGTGGAAGTGGTGTCGAAGGAGAAACGCGCTCTGGAGTAGTCAGGCTTCGGCGACGAGTTCGCTGGCTTTCGCGTGCGAGCGCTCCACGATGGCGGGCCGCGCCTCGAAGTCGACGACGACCTGTTCGTCGCCGTAGTCGACGTCACGGACGTAAGCGTGGTCGTGGACCCAGGAGACGACGCTCATGGTGTCCTCGGTCATCGGGAGGACGAGCCGCTCGCGCTCGCGAGCCGGAAGTTCGGCGTCGATGCGGTCCCGGAGTTCGCCGAGATTGATATCGTCCAGGGCGCTGACCGCGACGGGGGTGGGGGCGAGCGCCGAGAGCGCCGCCATCTTCTCGGCGAGTTCGTCGTCGTCGACGCGGTCGGTCTTGTTGAAGACGGTCACGATGGGCGCTTCGTTGCGCTCGTAGAGCGTGTCGTGGCTCGTCACGAGCTTCTCGCGAATCTCGTCGACGGACTCGCTGGCGTCCACGACCAGCAACACGAGGTCCGCCTGGTAGACGGATTCGAGCGTGGACTTGAACGACTCCACGAGCCAGTGCGGGAGGTCGCTGATGAACCCGACCGTGTCCGTCAGCAGGACGTTCCGGCGGTCCAGCTCCATCCGACGCGTCGTCGTGCCGAGCGTCGTGAACAGCCGGTCCTGGGACTCCGCGGTGGTGTCGAGGTCCGGGTGGAGGTCCTCGTTCTCGTCCACGTCGACGTCCTCGGCGAGCCGCCGGAGCAGCGTGGACTTCCCGGCGTTCGTGTAGCCCGCCAGCGCCACGAGGTCGAAGCCGGACTCCCGGCGGGTGTCTCGGCGCTGGGCCTCCGTCTTCTCGATCTTCTCCAGTTCGTCCCGAATCCTGGATATCTGGGCTTTGATGTCCTGCTCGCGGCTCTCGTCGTACTCGCCGAGCCCCATGAACCCGGGGCGCTCGTCGCGTTTCGCCAGACTCGTCTTCGCCTCGGCGCGCGGCAGCTCGTAACGCAACTCGGCGAGCTCCACCTGGAGCTGGGCCTTCCGGGTCTGCGCGCGCTGCCCGAAGATGTCCAGAATCAGCCGGAACCGGTCGACGACCTCGGTGCCGTCCGGGAGCTGCTGGCCGAGGTTGTACGTCTGGTAGGGGCCGAGGCGGTTGTCGAAAACCACGCGGTCGGCGTCCGTGCCCGCGACGAGTTCGGCGAGCTCCGCGACTTTCCCCTCGCCGAGCTGGAGCGCGGGGTCGGCGGTCCGGGTCTGGGTGACCTCGCCCGCGACCTCGTAGCCAGCGGCTCGAACCAGCTCCCGAACCTCCGCGGTCTCGGGCTCGCCGTCGTCGACGCGTTTGGCGACGACGGCCGTCTCTGTCGTGTCTCCTGTCACTCGGCCGGAGGTACGCGCCCGGTCCACTTAAGCCCCGGGCGCTGGCCGGGTCGGGCACAAGAGACTTACCAGTTGGTTGCAGAGTGAACTCCATATGGTAGACATCGACCCAACCGCCCTCGGCATCGAGTTCGGCACGGGGGCCGGCATCGGGGCAATCATCGGGTTCGCGGCGAAGAAAGTCGCGAAACTCATCGCCGTCATCGTCGGCCTCGAGCTCGCGCTGTTCAAGTTCCTCGAATCGCGGGGCATCCTCACCGTCGACTGGGAGCGACTCAGCGGCGGCTTCATGGAGGCCGCGGAGATGGGGACGGCGACGACTCCGCCGTCCTGGCTGAGCACGATCCTCTCGACGCTCTCGGTGAGCGCGGGCTTCACGGGCGGCTTCCTCGTCGGCTTCCGGAAGGGATAATTATCGCGTCTTCAGGTCGTCTTTGTCCTTCACGACCTGTGTCTCGCCCTCGCCCTCCGTCACTTCGTTGACGCGACTGTAGAGTTCGTCCTGCATCCCTGCGGGGAACGTGATGACGCCCACCCACGAGCCGTCGGCCTGCCACTCCTCGCGTTCGAGGTCGCCGAACTCCCGGAGTTTCGCCTGACCGCTGCCCGCGTAGTCCGCCGGGAGGTTCACCGCGACGGTCATCTCCTCGAACCGGATGGGGATGACGGGCCGCAGCGCCTCCAGGGCGTCGTCGACCTGTTCTTCGGCGGGGGTCATCGGGTCGACGGTGAACCCGGCCTCTTCGAGCGCGCTCTCGATGCGGTCCGGCGGGTGGGGCGCGTCGTCCATCTGGGGGTTGATGGCGTTCCGCGAGATGGTGTTGATGAGCTTGCGCTTCTTGCGCTCCTCCATCTCCTCGCGCTGCTCGGCGGTGATCTGAATCTCGCCGCGCCCGATGACCTCCGGGATGATGTCGAGGGGCTCGGTCGTCCCGAACACTTCCTTCAGGTCCTCCTCGGCGGGTCGGTCCCCGCGGGAGGCGTTCTCGAAGACGTCGCGGGCGGCGATGACGTCCTCGAGCTCGCCCTCGAACTCGTCGCGTTTCATCTCCAGGGCGGCGTCCGGGTCAACGAGCACTTCGAAGCGCTCGCCGTGTGTCTCCAGGCGAGCCGTCACGGCGTCGTCGAGCGAAATCATACCACACCCTTCGACGGGGGCCTAAAAAGACCTTCTCCCGGACGGCGACCGGCCGGTGACGGATTCCGCCTGCACTGTCACTGACAGTCGCGCCGCGTCACGCCGACCCACCCCTCCGCGTCTACGTCCACGCGGTTGCCGCGCACGACCCCTGAGTGCGTGCCGTCACCGAACGCGACGCCGTTCTCCCGCGACGGGCCGGCGGTCTGCCCGAGGTAGTTCTCTCTGGCCGCCCGCATCGTTCCGGACACGCCCCTGACGGACACGCGAACGGGGTGGTCGCGCACCTCGCTCACGCACGCCAGCGCAGCGCGCGCCCGCTCGACCTCGCCTCGCCGCACGCGAATCAGGGCCTCTCCCGCGCCGTCGGCGTAGTCGTAGTCGACGATGCGCAGGTCGGCGTCCGCGCTCCCCGGGTCCCCGAGGAGGTTCCCGGCCGCGAACCAGACCGCGCGCTGGACGTCGCTCCGGTCGAGGACGACATCCGGCCACGCCGTCAGTTCGACCGCGAGATACCGCCAGCGCGGCCGCAAGTGCTTCGGGAGGTGTTTCATCGCCGGTCGGCGATCAGCACGCCGACCTGGTCGTGGACCAGCTCGACCTCGGTGAGCGCGTAGCCGGCGTCCGTGAACGCGTCCGCGAGCACGCCGACAGTCGCCGGGTCGTCGACCTCGGGACTGTAGAAGGGGTCGTCGGGGTTCGGCTCCCCGAAGAACATCACGTCACCGAGCACGATGCGGCGGGGTTCGAGGTCGGCGACGATGTCGATGGCCTCGCGCTTCTCGGCGTCGCTCAGGTGGTGCATCGCGAAGTTCGAGGTGACCACGTCCACGTCACCGTCGTAGTTCGGCTCGCGGAACCGCCCCTCGCCGAACGCGACGTTCTCCAGCCCGCGGTCGGCCGCCTTCTCGCGGCCCTGATCCATCATCCCCTCGCTGATGTCGCGGCCCACGACCGTGCCGGCGTCCTCGGCCAGACCGAGCGCGATAGCGCCCGTCCCACACCCGAGGTCGAGGACCGTCTCCTCGCCGGTCGCGTCGGCGTGTTCGAGCACGAGCGCGACGCACTCGTTGTACTCCGGAGTCTTCTCGTCGTCGTACTCGGCCGCCACGTCGTCGAAGCGCGCCGCGTGCTCGTCAAGCGTCTTCTTCATACCTGCCGCGTTCGACGCCCGGCGCAATGAACTCCTCGGAGCGCAGCCGGCGGTTCCGCGCCGCCAAGTGCGTCCACTCGCTCAGCCCCGCCCGAATCTGGGCCTCGCTGAATCCGATTTCCGTCCCGACGGCGACGAGCTCCCGGGGTGCCCGCAGGTGGAGGTGGCTCGCCGGCCGCGCGCTCACCACGAACGGCGCGTCGTAGTGCGCCACGAGCTCCCGGAGCTTCCGCAGTCCTCGAAGGGCTTGCACGCGCTCACCGCCGCTCGCGCGCAGCACCCGCGAGAAGTCGAACTCCAGACGCACGCCGTGGTCTCTCGCGGCCTTCACGACGACGTGATTGACGTCCCCGCCGCCCGCCATCGGCGCTGCCAGCACGTCCACGCGCTCGGACTCCGCCACGAACCGGTTCGTCGCCGGGGAGTCCGCGCGCGCTGCGAGGACGGTCACCTCCTCCCGGACGTTCGCGATGTGCCCGCTGGCCTGCGAGCGGTCCGTCACCGACAACTCGACGCCGGTGACTACGTCCACGCCCGTCTCCTCGACGATACGCTCGCGGTCCCGGTCCGGCTCGGCGTCCCGCCAGTTCCGCACCACGACGCCGTCGTAGCCGTCGCTGCCGGCCGTCGCCGCCAGCCGCGCCACCGTACTCTCGCCCTCGGGGTGGGCGTGGACCGCCTCGTACACGCTCCGGGATTGGCGGGCCGCGGTAAAAACGGGTGCGGTCCGCGACCTACGCTTCCGCGCCCGTCGACTGCTCCCGGGACCGGTATTCGATGAGCCGGTCGACCTCCTGACGAAGCAACAACTGGTAGGAGTTCCCCACGACGAACACGCCCGCCACGAGGTAGACAACGAGGCCAGCGACCCGGGTCCGCATCGTGTACTGGCTCAGGTCGTGGAGCGCGAATGCAATGACCGTCGTGGAGAGTACACTCGATGCAATCATGTGGAACGCGACCGAGTCGAGAGGGTCGCTGGAGTTGAATCTCTCCATCATCTGGTCGTACTCGTTCACTTCGATGATGGGCAACACCAGCCAGAACACGGCGATGAGGCCAGCTACCAACGCGCCGTCGAGACTCGCCATGCCGTTCGCGACGAGCAGCAGCGAGGCCACGACGAGGAACGTATTGAATCCGTGGATGAGACTGAACCGCCCGAACTTCGGGCCATTCTCGGGAAGTGATGCTTCGGTCCCCACCCGTTCTGCGAACCAGCGGCCCGGTCGGATACTCCACCGGATGACCTGCCTGGCTTCGGGTTCGACGTTCAGTAGCTCGAAGTCGAGGAGGTGCAGGTCTTTGTCGGTCCTCGCAGCGATGTCCACGAGTTCGACCTCGCGAGCAGCCGTCGCCAGTGCGGTAGCCACCAGCAGGAACAGCGGAATCAGCAGCGACACGTTCAGCGCCGACATAGGCAGCGGTTCAAACCAGACGCCTGTCAAAATACCGGGCTGTTAGGCGGTCTGGCGTTCCCGAACAACCAGTCGACGGCCAATTGGACGGAGCCGCTACGACAGCGCGTCCCGCGCGTTCTCGACGGCGGACTCCTTCTTCGCGGGGTAGGCTTCGACTTTCGCGCGCAGCGAGATGCCGTCGCCGAGCTGGGCGTCGCCGAGGTACGCCTCCTGCTTGTCGAGGTGGACGAACAGCGAGCAGTTGTCGTCGACGCGCTGGTCGAGTTCGCGGCGAATCTGCTCGATGTCCGCGCCGTCCCGGAGCTGGCCGAGGACGTGGCGCATCTCGTCGGCGCGTTCGACGCGCGCGGACAGCACGACGATGCGGTCGCCGAGGTGGCCTTCGCTCTCGGCGCGTTCGAGTTCGACGTCCTCGGGGAGGAAGTGCCGGAGTGCGTCCTCGACCCGGGATTCGCCCTCCGTGTCGTAGCAGAACGCTCGGAGGTCGATGTAGTGGAACGGAACCTCGCTCATTGCGCCGGCGTACGCCGCCGACGCCTAAAAGACCCGCTACTCGTCGGCTTCGTCCGCGTCGGACTCGTCGTCCTCGTCGTCGCCGCCGACCTCGGCGTCGGGGGCGGCTTCGAGGCTGTCCTCGGGGACGCCGGCCTCCTGGCCGTCCTCGAAGCTGATGGTGTAGTTGACGTCGCCGAACATCGTCTCGGCGGTCTGCGTGATCTTGCCCGTCTGGCCGTCGTACTCGCTGTGTTTCTCGTGGAGCACGACCGTGTCGCCCTTCTCGAAGCTCATACCACGCTGTTCCCCCGCGGTACGCAAAAAACGATTGATTGTCGGCGGCACCGCCCGGTCGCCGTCCGTCGTCGCGTTCGCAGGCGCTGACGGCGTCCGAAACCGTCAGGAGTGTCGCCGTGGAAGTGTGGGTAATGACTCTCGTCTCCGTCTCTCGCTCGGACTCGCTCGCGCCGCTCTGCGACCGCCGCCGCGCTCCACGGGCCGATGCCCGTCGATGACCTCTGGTTCCTCGCGCAGCGCGCCAGCCAGCAGGCCGAGCGAGCGTACCACGACCTGACGGCCGACTGCGAGGGGTTCGTGGAGTTCGACCGCGAGCGCTCGGTCTCCCGCTGCCAGTTCCGTACGCTCGCCGAGCGCGTCGCGGCGACCGGCGCGCCCTACGGCGCACACACCGTCGTCTACCGGGAGAACGGCGACCTGCTGTTGGTGCGCCACGAGGGCGTCGACCGCTGGGTGGTGCCGGGCGGCGGCGTCCACGAGGACGAGTCCTATCGCGCGGCCGCCGAGCGCGAACTCCGCGAGGAGGCGGGCGTCGGAGCCGACTACGAGGGCCTGGCGATGCTGACCGACGTCACGTTCCGCTCCGGGGGCCACGAGGCCTGGGGCGTCCTGCCGGTGTTCGCGGCGCGCGCCGACGACGCCACCCCGACCGTCGACGACCCGGACGGCGAGATTTCTGACGCGCGCTGGTTCGACACGCTGCCCGAGGACACCCGGGACCGCGGCGACCTGCGGGCGTGGCGCGAGCGCGCGCTCGGCGGCCGCGCGGCCGGCGACTAACCGGTCAGTAACGGACCGAGCGCGGGCACAGGCCCGCAAAAGCCTTCTCCGTGCCCGCCGAACGGGAAGCCAACTGCGGAGGCGCAGATGGACGGCTCAGACCTCTCCCCGGGCGACGTGCTCGCGCTCACCGGCTACGGGGTGGCGGGGCTCGTCGGAACCGTCGTCGCCGGCTTCCTCCTCCCCGTCGCGCTCGACCCCGTCCAGCCAGTGGTCTACGACGCGCTCTACCGGCCGCTCGGACCGTGGACGGCGACCAGCGCGGCGACCGCCGTGCAGTTCGGCTTGGCCGGCGCGCTCGCGCTCTCGGCCGCCGTGCTGGCCGTGGAACACCTCGGCGGCGGCCGAACCGAGTCGGTGGCGGCCGTCCTCGCGGTCGGCGTCCTCGGGCTGGTGGCCGCGGTCTTCGCTGGTGTCGCCGTCGGCGCGCCGGCGCTGCTCGCGACCGCCGCCGCGGACCTCCTCCTCCTCGTCGTGGGATTCCTCGCGCTCGGCCGCGTCGACGCCTCGCGCGCCGGCCGGGCCGCGTTCGTCGGCAGCACCCCGTCGCTCGCGCTGCTGCTCGTGGTGCTCGCCGTCGGCCTCGGCTGGGGCGGCGGCTACGACATTGTCGCCGAGCCAGCGCCCGAGTCGGCCGACGCCGCGGCCGACTTCGCGGACGCGCCCGAACTGCAGGCCGACCTGTTCGCACCCGAAGCCTGCGAGAACGGCGTCTGCCGGCTGGCGCTGCGAACCTACGACCGCGAAGCCGCGGCCGGCCGATTCCTCGACGACAACGGCGTCCGCTGTCCGCTCGTGAACGCGCCCGACGCCCGCGACTGGGGCGGGTCGTTCGTCGCCGCCCACGACGGCGACCGTTACAGAATCACCTGCGAAGCGTACGGCGACTGAGTGCTACTCGCCGGGGCCGAAGGACTTCCCGTCGCGCTCCTCGGCACCCCTGCGGCGGAGCGCGGCGCGGGCGTTGCTCGCCTCGTAGCCGAAGTAGACGTCCTCGCCGTACTCCTCGGCGACCTCCGCGGCGTGCAACAGATTCTCCACGTCGACGTTCACGGCGTACAGCTCGACGCTGAACGGCGCGCTCAGCGCGTCCTCGAAGCCGGACGCGATGGTCTCGATCCAGTACGTCGTCTCGTAGGCGGTGTCGTAGAGGGGGACGACGAACTCGTCGACGACCTCGGAGAGCGCCTCCAGGTCGAGGCCCGCGCGCTCGTAGAGGTGCCCCGGGTAGGGGTCGGGATACAGCGTGAGGTACGCCTTCCCGGGGATGCGCTCGACCGCCTCCTCGACGAACTCGGTGATGACGTCGGCGCGCCACGCCTGCCAGTCGTCGAACTCGGACTCGGCGAACGCCGCCTCGCAGCGCTCGCAGTGGCAGTACTCGGCGCGCGGGAACCCCACGTCGTCTAAGCGCACGTCCTCGTTCAGTTCGGCACAGGTCTCGACGACGGTGAGCACGCCGTTCCGGTAGTCCTCCGCCAGCGGGCAGATGTACGCCCAGTCGAAGTACGGACGGTCCCGCGTCGCCTTCTTCCCCTCGTCGTCGACGGGGACCAGTTCGGGGTCGGTGCCGGCGGTGGCGTTGTCACCGAAACACGACACCATGTTGACCGCGTTCTCCACGGGGTCGACGTGCCGGCCGGTCACGTCCTTGACCTCGTAGAACCCCCGGTCGAACTCCGGCCAGTCGAGCTCCTCCGCGTTCCGAGTGACGACGCCGTACATGAAAAACGGGTACGAACGGGGACCGCCTACGTGTTTCGGCTCAGTCGATGCGGTCGACTTCTTCGAGTTCTTCTGCGTCGTCGCCGAGGACGACCTTCCAGACGAGCGCGATCAACAACAACGCGACGGCGGCCTTGACCAGCTTCCGTGCCATGACTGACACTACCGACGCCGGCACTAAGGGCTTTGCGGGGTATCCGCGAGGTGTGCCGTGATGTCGTCCCGCAAGATGTCGCCGCAGTACTCACAGCGGAGGCCGTCGTCCAGCACCTCGAACGTCGGGTCGGCGGGCTCGCCCGCGTTCGTGATGCACTCGCTGTTCGGACACGTCAACACGCCCGAGACGTTCGACGGGCGCTCGACGCGGCGCTTCGCTTCGACCTCGTAGTCGCGGACGATGTTCACGGTGGCGTCGGGCGCGATGAGCGACAGCACCTCGACCTCCGAGTCGCTGAGCTCGCGGCCCTCCACTTTCACCACGTCCTTGCGGCCGAGGCGCTCGCTCGGGACGTTCATCCCGAGGCTCACCGCTTCGCCGCCCGAGCCGTCGATGCCCAGCATCGCGAGCACGTGCAGGGCCTGGCCGGCCGTGAGGTGGTCGAGGACGGTGCCGTTCTCGATCTTGGAGACGCGGAGTTCGGTGTCTGTCATAGCAGGGAGTCGAGCAGCGCCATCCGCACCGGGACGCCGTTGTGGGCCTGTTCGAAGTACGTCGCGTACTCGGTGTCGTCGATCTCCGGCGCGATTTCGTCCACGCGCGGCAGCGGATGCATCACCGAGAGGTCGTCTTTCGCGTGTTCGTCGAGGAGTTCGGGCGTGACGCGGTACTCGCCCGCGACGGCCTCGTACTCGTCGTCGTCCGGGAACCGCTCGCGCTGGATGCGCGTGACGTACAGCACGTCGAGGTTCGGAAGCACGGCTTCGAGGTCCTCGTGCTCCCGGACCTGCGCGCCCGCCTCGTGGAGGTCGTAGCGCACCGACCGCGGCAACTGGAGGCTCTCCGGGCTGACGAAGTGCTGGCGTGCGCCGAAGTTCGTGAGCGCGTGCGCCAGCGAGTGCACCGTCCGACCGTACTTCAGGTCGCCGACGATGCCGATGGAGAGGTCCTCCAGACCGGCGTGCTCGCGGATGGTGTAGAGGTCAAGCAGCGTCTGACTCGGGTGGTGGCCCGCGCCGTCGCCGGCGTTCACCACGGGCACGTCGACGCGCTCGCTCGCGAGCTTCGCCGCGCCCTGCTTGGGGTGCCGGAGCACCAGCCCGTCGGCGTACCCCTCGACGACCCGGACGGTGTCGGCCAGCGACTCGCCTTTCTTCACCGAGGAGTCGTCGACCGACCCCATGTCGACGACGCCCGCGCCGAGGCGCTTGGCCGCCGTCTCGAAGCTCATCTTCGTGCGCGTGCTCGGCTCGAAGAAGCACAACGCCAGCAACTCGCCCGCGTGCAGGTCGCGAGCAGCCTCCGGGTCGTCGTCGAACTCGGCGGCCCGCTCCAGGACTGCCTCGATGTCCGACCGGGAGAGCTGTTTGGCGGTCAGCAAGTGGTCCTGTTGCATCGGGTGAACACGCGCTCTCCGGGAGCGTAAATCCCCCGAACCTACCCGAGGTTGAAGTACCGGGACGGGACCACCAACCCCCGTGCTGGCAATCGCGGGCGGGAAGGGCGGCAGCGGGAAGACGACGACCGCACTCGGCGTCGCGGGCGCGCTCGCCCAGCGCCGCCGCCGCCCGCTGGTCGTGGACTGCGACCTCGACGCGCCGAATCTCCACCTGCGTGCGGGCGTCGACCGCGACCCCGGTGTCGACGCACCCGACCCGGAAGCCGCCGGTCGCAAAGCCGCCGCGCTTCCCGGCGTGGACGTGCTGCCGGCCGGCGACGCCGACGGTGACGACCTCGCAGCCGCACTCGCCGCGCTCCCCGCGGACCGCCCCGTCCTGCTGGACTGTCCCGCGGGCGCGAGCGAGGCCGCTGCGCGCCCCCTCCGGGTCGCCGACGCCACCGTCCTCGTCACCACACTCGGCCACGAGAGCGTCGAGGACGCTGTCAAGACCGCCGCGATGGCGCGCGCCGTCGGGACGGCTCCCTGCGTCGCGGCCGTCTCCCGCGAACCGAGCGTGACCGACGGCCTCCGGGCGGCGCTCGGCGTCTCCGAGTGCGTCGCCGTCCCCGACGTTCCTGCGCCGCTGACTGCCGACGCCGCGACCGCCGCGTACGCGCGCCTCGCCGATGCTGCCGGAGCGGACTCCTTCGCAGGGGGCGAAGCTCAAACGTAAGTGGCTGACCTGCTATTGGAGCATGGTATCAGATTAGCCCCTTCCAGATCTGTATTTCTCCGTCTCGTGGGAGGTGGACTCTCACACGAACTTCGTCCTCCGTCTCGTCTTCGAGGACGGCCGTCGTGTGCTGCTCAGTGTGGTGATTGAATGCTCTGACTGTCCAGATTGCAGCGGTGTTCTCGATGGCTTCGACGGGGAGATTGGTGGACCCGCCGGAGTCGTCTTCTGGGTCGTCTGCTGGGACGTCGAACGTCCGCCAGTACTCGATTTCTCCGTCGCGCTCGAACACCACTGAAATACTGCGCTGTTCGGGTACATCGCTGCTGATGTGCCCGCCGGTAATCTCCACAGCGGGAGTAGACTGGTCCTGTGAGAGGGACCCGCATCCCGAGAGGGCTCCGACACTCGCCGCAGCAGCGGCGACCGTCTGGCGTCTGGTGAGACGAGGCACGTGGAGCCGGTTTGGGTCGGCGAAGTAACTATTTTGTGCCACAAATGAGGGCTATAATAGATTCAGGCACTCTGGCGAGGGGACATGCCATGACTTCCAGCGCAGCGAGATGGAACCTCGAAGAGGTCGGCGAAGACGGACTGACTAGAACAGGGCGGAGGTGGCGTCGACGTACGGGCGACGGTTCTCTCGTCGTAGCGGCCATCCGACCACGACACACCCGCTACTACGCCTCAGCGGAGCATACGAGCCAGCCCAGCCACCCGAACGCTTAACGTGCGCTGACTACTAACACGGTCGCATGGACGACCGGCTCTCCACTGGCGTCGACGTGCTCGACCGCGAGCTCGGCGGCGGCGTCCCCCCGGGCACGGTCATCGCCTACGAGGCCCCACCGGCCAGCCAGGGAGAGCTCCTGCTGTACGAGCTCACGCGACCCCGTCCCACCCTCTACCTCACGACGAACCGCACCGAAGACGCCGTCCGG encodes:
- the moaC gene encoding cyclic pyranopterin monophosphate synthase MoaC, whose translation is MSERKADETEASERRAGSDATREADDAGDDLTHTTDEGDVQMVDVGDKPDTARRAVARGEIRLSESTVDAIRADEIGKGDVLATARVGAVQAVKHTWETIPMCHQIPITNVETDFGVRDDRVVLEVAVETTGKTGCEMEALEGVTTGLNVVWDMVKAAEKDGDGQYPGTAIRDVEVVSKEKRALE
- the hflX gene encoding GTPase HflX, translated to MTGDTTETAVVAKRVDDGEPETAEVRELVRAAGYEVAGEVTQTRTADPALQLGEGKVAELAELVAGTDADRVVFDNRLGPYQTYNLGQQLPDGTEVVDRFRLILDIFGQRAQTRKAQLQVELAELRYELPRAEAKTSLAKRDERPGFMGLGEYDESREQDIKAQISRIRDELEKIEKTEAQRRDTRRESGFDLVALAGYTNAGKSTLLRRLAEDVDVDENEDLHPDLDTTAESQDRLFTTLGTTTRRMELDRRNVLLTDTVGFISDLPHWLVESFKSTLESVYQADLVLLVVDASESVDEIREKLVTSHDTLYERNEAPIVTVFNKTDRVDDDELAEKMAALSALAPTPVAVSALDDINLGELRDRIDAELPARERERLVLPMTEDTMSVVSWVHDHAYVRDVDYGDEQVVVDFEARPAIVERSHAKASELVAEA
- a CDS encoding FUN14 domain-containing protein encodes the protein MVDIDPTALGIEFGTGAGIGAIIGFAAKKVAKLIAVIVGLELALFKFLESRGILTVDWERLSGGFMEAAEMGTATTPPSWLSTILSTLSVSAGFTGGFLVGFRKG
- a CDS encoding ribosome assembly factor SBDS — protein: MISLDDAVTARLETHGERFEVLVDPDAALEMKRDEFEGELEDVIAARDVFENASRGDRPAEEDLKEVFGTTEPLDIIPEVIGRGEIQITAEQREEMEERKKRKLINTISRNAINPQMDDAPHPPDRIESALEEAGFTVDPMTPAEEQVDDALEALRPVIPIRFEEMTVAVNLPADYAGSGQAKLREFGDLEREEWQADGSWVGVITFPAGMQDELYSRVNEVTEGEGETQVVKDKDDLKTR
- a CDS encoding Rpp14/Pop5 family protein gives rise to the protein MKHLPKHLRPRWRYLAVELTAWPDVVLDRSDVQRAVWFAAGNLLGDPGSADADLRIVDYDYADGAGEALIRVRRGEVERARAALACVSEVRDHPVRVSVRGVSGTMRAARENYLGQTAGPSRENGVAFGDGTHSGVVRGNRVDVDAEGWVGVTRRDCQ
- a CDS encoding class I SAM-dependent methyltransferase; protein product: MKKTLDEHAARFDDVAAEYDDEKTPEYNECVALVLEHADATGEETVLDLGCGTGAIALGLAEDAGTVVGRDISEGMMDQGREKAADRGLENVAFGEGRFREPNYDGDVDVVTSNFAMHHLSDAEKREAIDIVADLEPRRIVLGDVMFFGEPNPDDPFYSPEVDDPATVGVLADAFTDAGYALTEVELVHDQVGVLIADRR
- a CDS encoding RNase P subunit p30 family protein, which translates into the protein MYEAVHAHPEGESTVARLAATAGSDGYDGVVVRNWRDAEPDRDRERIVEETGVDVVTGVELSVTDRSQASGHIANVREEVTVLAARADSPATNRFVAESERVDVLAAPMAGGGDVNHVVVKAARDHGVRLEFDFSRVLRASGGERVQALRGLRKLRELVAHYDAPFVVSARPASHLHLRAPRELVAVGTEIGFSEAQIRAGLSEWTHLAARNRRLRSEEFIAPGVERGRYEEDA
- a CDS encoding RNA-binding protein, coding for MSEVPFHYIDLRAFCYDTEGESRVEDALRHFLPEDVELERAESEGHLGDRIVVLSARVERADEMRHVLGQLRDGADIEQIRRELDQRVDDNCSLFVHLDKQEAYLGDAQLGDGISLRAKVEAYPAKKESAVENARDALS
- a CDS encoding DUF1918 domain-containing protein, giving the protein MSFEKGDTVVLHEKHSEYDGQTGKITQTAETMFGDVNYTISFEDGQEAGVPEDSLEAAPDAEVGGDDEDDESDADEADE
- a CDS encoding NUDIX hydrolase → MPVDDLWFLAQRASQQAERAYHDLTADCEGFVEFDRERSVSRCQFRTLAERVAATGAPYGAHTVVYRENGDLLLVRHEGVDRWVVPGGGVHEDESYRAAAERELREEAGVGADYEGLAMLTDVTFRSGGHEAWGVLPVFAARADDATPTVDDPDGEISDARWFDTLPEDTRDRGDLRAWRERALGGRAAGD
- the pyrI gene encoding aspartate carbamoyltransferase regulatory subunit, which translates into the protein MTDTELRVSKIENGTVLDHLTAGQALHVLAMLGIDGSGGEAVSLGMNVPSERLGRKDVVKVEGRELSDSEVEVLSLIAPDATVNIVRDYEVEAKRRVERPSNVSGVLTCPNSECITNAGEPADPTFEVLDDGLRCEYCGDILRDDITAHLADTPQSP
- the pyrB gene encoding aspartate carbamoyltransferase, whose translation is MQQDHLLTAKQLSRSDIEAVLERAAEFDDDPEAARDLHAGELLALCFFEPSTRTKMSFETAAKRLGAGVVDMGSVDDSSVKKGESLADTVRVVEGYADGLVLRHPKQGAAKLASERVDVPVVNAGDGAGHHPSQTLLDLYTIREHAGLEDLSIGIVGDLKYGRTVHSLAHALTNFGARQHFVSPESLQLPRSVRYDLHEAGAQVREHEDLEAVLPNLDVLYVTRIQRERFPDDDEYEAVAGEYRVTPELLDEHAKDDLSVMHPLPRVDEIAPEIDDTEYATYFEQAHNGVPVRMALLDSLL
- a CDS encoding MinD/ParA family ATP-binding protein, encoding MLAIAGGKGGSGKTTTALGVAGALAQRRRRPLVVDCDLDAPNLHLRAGVDRDPGVDAPDPEAAGRKAAALPGVDVLPAGDADGDDLAAALAALPADRPVLLDCPAGASEAAARPLRVADATVLVTTLGHESVEDAVKTAAMARAVGTAPCVAAVSREPSVTDGLRAALGVSECVAVPDVPAPLTADAATAAYARLADAAGADSFAGGEAQT